ATCATTTTTCTTTTTTGACCAGAGACCTGAGGAAATCCATCGATCTGGCCATACATATGTTGGAGATGGCCTCGGCGTCACCAATGCCCGTGAGGCCCGCCGCTCCAGGATGACCTCCGCCCTCTGCTATGACCTCTTTTCCAATATCTTCTAGCATCCTTCCAAGATGGAGCCCCGCCCTGACCATCTCCTGTCTTGCCCTCGCGCTCAGGCGGAAGGACTCATCCCTTTGCGAGACCACAAATGTGATGTCCGCACCAATGGAGAGGAGCCCTTTGCATACCGAGCTCTCGAACGAAGACCCCAGAGAGACGGCCACGATATAATCTCCAACGCGTTCGAACCTGAGCCTCTGTGCCCCTTTGAGCATGGCGATCCGTTCGGAAACATCGGATTCAAGGTCGGTCAGGTCATAGACCTGGTCCATCTGGATCCCCGTCTCTTCAAGAATCATCGCGAAATACGATAGAAGTCCTGGTGTCGCAAAGCGGAAGTGACCACTGTCGGTCATCATGCCGGCCAGCAGCCCGAGACCAGCATCCTTCCCCAACTTTGAGCCTGATTCACGTATCAGGTCATATACAAGTTCGGCACAGCTCCTCCTCGTCTCATCACAGAAATAGTGGCACGAACCCCACTTGTCCGATCTCGCATGATGGTCGATGACGATCCAATCTCCATCATGCGAGTTCATCGCCCCGAGCTGCTCAGGAGAGCTGGTGTCGACGACGATTATGGTATCGTAGTGATCGACATCCGCCTTTGAGAGCGGTTCATATCCAAAGTTCTTTGAAATGACCTTAGAAACCCTGTCCAGGCCATTTGGGGCACATATATCGACGTCAGGGAACGTCCTCATTATCGCATAGGCCGATCCAAAGGCATCCGGGTCCGCATTGCCATGAATAAGGATCAGCTTCCTTCCTGTCCGGAACCTTTCAAGAACGGATTCGAACATCTGGCCTCATGAAAACAAGGAAAAGGCGTTTGAGAGGTCTCGCCTTCAGTTCTCTTCCTCTCCCGCCGCGCCAGGTCCCTGGCCGAGGGCCTTGGAGATCTGGTCCTGCATGAGCTGGTATTTCTCACGGAACATCTTTTCCTGGCGGTCCAGGGTCTTGACCCTTACCTCAGTGGTCTCCCTGTCGTCCTCTATCTCCTTGAGAAGGGCGTCTTTGTCTTTCACAGCTATCATCAGGGACCCTATGCTCTTATAGACAGGCGTCTCACTGCCTATCTTTTTGAGCTCCTCGATGGTCATCTCCAGCTCCTTCAACTGTGCCTCCATCCTGAATTTCTGCTGGAGGACGCCTTGGAGCTGCTGTTGCAATTGCTGGAACTGTGCGATCTGATTCTGTAGTTTAGGGCTCATTTCATCCATGTGTCTCACCTATGGTCTTGCTCATGTTCTCCGCGATGACCATCCACCTAAGATAGGAGTTCAACGCTGCTCTCATGGCCGATACGTCGGTGGCCTCAACACGGAGCACCACTGCTCCACCCTCCCTCTCCGCATGTACCTTGGTCCTTGGTATCTCGCGGCCTGCTTCTGGGGTCAGGGATGCAAGTATGGTGTCTGCAAAGGGGGTCTCCACCTTGAGCACGGCCCTGAGCATCGCAGCTCATCTTC
This genomic window from Methanomassiliicoccales archaeon contains:
- a CDS encoding prefoldin subunit beta — translated: MDEMSPKLQNQIAQFQQLQQQLQGVLQQKFRMEAQLKELEMTIEELKKIGSETPVYKSIGSLMIAVKDKDALLKEIEDDRETTEVRVKTLDRQEKMFREKYQLMQDQISKALGQGPGAAGEEEN
- a CDS encoding DHH family phosphoesterase; translated protein: MFESVLERFRTGRKLILIHGNADPDAFGSAYAIMRTFPDVDICAPNGLDRVSKVISKNFGYEPLSKADVDHYDTIIVVDTSSPEQLGAMNSHDGDWIVIDHHARSDKWGSCHYFCDETRRSCAELVYDLIRESGSKLGKDAGLGLLAGMMTDSGHFRFATPGLLSYFAMILEETGIQMDQVYDLTDLESDVSERIAMLKGAQRLRFERVGDYIVAVSLGSSFESSVCKGLLSIGADITFVVSQRDESFRLSARARQEMVRAGLHLGRMLEDIGKEVIAEGGGHPGAAGLTGIGDAEAISNICMARSMDFLRSLVKKEK